A part of Streptomyces sp. NBC_01235 genomic DNA contains:
- a CDS encoding lanthionine synthetase C family protein produces the protein MTPHPTLGLVDAIATRLADPDTVPLGSRLLSSDRQHLAYGPPGIALLHIELAANGRGPWHRAHDWLAAASRQPLTSGPDSHPFYGVPAFAHALTCAADHLPDSYQRALDAMDGQIAVDVGRRLDAAHRRIDAERLPQLAEFDAVRGLTGYGAYLLRRNPGSSTMRAVLDYCVRLTEPITHHGETLPGWWAETGPSGSPDDRFPAGHANTGMAHGIGGVLALLALAARSGSITDGHHTALRTILAWLDRWKEKADGGPVWPYWVTQGELRRGRLGSSAPRRPSWCYGTAGLARAQQFAALALGDTSRQIDAENALVAALTDPEQLKATTDNGLCHGFAGLAHAVTRTADDAHPSTAGQLRAAIPALLAGVIPPGIDPELMATALIQDEKGGPGLLDGAAGIALALLSPSTAAPPRSAWDACLLIA, from the coding sequence GTGACCCCCCACCCCACGCTTGGCCTGGTCGACGCCATCGCCACCCGGCTTGCCGACCCCGACACCGTGCCCCTCGGCTCCAGGCTGCTGTCCTCGGACCGACAACATCTCGCATACGGCCCGCCCGGAATCGCGCTCCTGCACATCGAGCTGGCCGCTAACGGCCGCGGCCCGTGGCACCGCGCCCACGACTGGCTCGCCGCCGCCTCCCGGCAGCCGCTCACCAGCGGCCCGGACAGCCACCCGTTCTACGGAGTGCCCGCCTTCGCCCACGCCCTGACCTGTGCCGCCGACCACCTTCCCGATTCCTACCAGCGCGCCCTCGACGCGATGGATGGACAGATCGCAGTCGACGTCGGACGCCGTCTCGACGCCGCACACCGCCGCATCGACGCCGAACGCCTACCGCAGCTCGCCGAGTTCGACGCCGTCCGGGGCCTCACCGGATACGGCGCCTACCTACTGCGCCGAAACCCCGGCAGCTCCACGATGCGCGCCGTTCTCGACTACTGCGTGCGCCTCACCGAACCGATCACCCACCACGGCGAGACTCTGCCGGGCTGGTGGGCGGAGACCGGGCCCTCCGGCAGCCCGGACGACCGATTCCCCGCTGGGCACGCCAACACCGGTATGGCCCACGGCATCGGCGGCGTGCTCGCGCTCTTGGCCCTCGCAGCTCGGAGCGGCTCCATCACCGACGGGCACCACACGGCACTGCGCACCATCCTGGCCTGGCTGGACCGCTGGAAGGAGAAGGCCGACGGCGGGCCGGTCTGGCCGTATTGGGTCACTCAGGGCGAGCTGCGCAGGGGGCGTCTCGGCTCGTCAGCACCCAGGCGGCCCTCCTGGTGCTACGGCACCGCCGGCCTCGCCCGCGCCCAGCAATTTGCCGCGCTCGCCCTCGGCGATACCAGCCGCCAGATCGACGCGGAGAACGCGCTCGTGGCAGCCCTCACCGATCCCGAGCAGCTGAAGGCCACGACGGACAACGGCCTCTGCCACGGCTTCGCCGGCCTCGCCCACGCTGTCACGCGTACAGCCGACGACGCCCACCCCTCGACCGCGGGCCAACTCCGCGCCGCTATCCCGGCCCTCCTGGCTGGTGTCATCCCACCAGGAATCGACCCCGAACTCATGGCCACGGCGCTCATTCAGGACGAGAAGGGCGGCCCCGGCCTACTCGACGGCGCCGCGGGCATAGCCCTGGCCCTCCTCTCGCCCAGCACCGCGGCACCACCCCGGTCCGCCTGGGACGCATGCCTCCTCATCGCTTGA